One region of Juglans regia cultivar Chandler chromosome 4, Walnut 2.0, whole genome shotgun sequence genomic DNA includes:
- the LOC108980853 gene encoding uncharacterized mitochondrial protein AtMg00810-like — MWLRGSLNNKKSWSRQWNSKFTIALLSFGFHQSKSDYSLFTKNDQHGFTALLVYVDDIIVGSNNLVTIKNVKEFLHSQFKIKDLGVLKFFLGIEVARTAAGIHMCQGKYTLEILEDVGLLGCKPACTPIESNHKLAHSSTDMLTDVTSYRRLIGRLIYLTSSRPDITYAVSVLSQFVDKLAQIHLHHAHRVLRYLKGSIGQGLFFSASSSLHLKVYSDSDWAACPETRRSVTGFCVFLGDSLVSWKSKKQATISRSSAEAEYQALAYTCCEVVWLITLFKDFNIQHKQPALLYCDNQATIHLTKNTIFHERTKHIEIDFHFIREWVAAGAIALVHVSSKFQLTDIFTKALSTAQFQILLSKMGILNIYAHLEGESQQRRNQASTNEKLLYMHSDKTEEYPSSSV; from the coding sequence ATGTGGCTTAGGGGGAGTCTCAACAACAAGAAAAGCTGGTCTAGGCAGTGGAACTCAAAGTTCACTATTGCTTTGCTCTCGTTTGGCTTTCACCAATCAAAATCTGATTACTCTCTATTCACTAAGAATGATCAACATGGTTTTACAGCTCTTTTAGTTTATGTTGACGACATAATTGTGGGAAGCAACAATTTAGTCACCATAAAAAATGTCAAGGAATTTCTGCACAGTCAGTTCAAGATTAAGGATCTTGGGGTCTTGAAGTTTTTCTTGGGGATAGAAGTTGCAAGAACAGCAGCTGGGATCCACATGTGTCAGGGAAAGTATACATTGGAAATCTTAGAAGATGTTGGATTACTTGGTTGTAAACCAGCTTGTACTCCAATTGAATCAAATCATAAACTTGCACACTCTTCTACTGATATGTTGACAGATGTTACAAGCTATCGAAGGCTGATTGGTAGGCTTATCTACTTAACAAGTAGTAGACCAGATATCACTTATGCCGTGAGTGTTCTCAGCCAATTCGTGGACAAACTAGCTCAGATTCATTTGCACCATGCTCACCGAGTTCTGAGGTATCTAAAAGGTTCAATTGGTCAAGGTCTCTTCTTTTCAGCTAGTTCTTCTTTACACCTTAAAGTATATAGTGATTCAGATTGGGCAGCATGTCCTGAAACTCGAAGGTCAGTCACTGGTTTTTGTGTCTTTCTTGGGGACTCTTTAGTGAGttggaaatccaagaaacaGGCAACGATATCTCGATCTTCTGCTGAGGCAGAGTATCAAGCACTTGCTTACACTTGTTGTGAAGTTGTTTGGTTAATTACACTTTTCAAAGACTTCAATATACAGCACAAACAGCCAGCACTGCTatattgtgacaatcaagctACTATTCATCTTACCAAGAACACCATTTTTcatgaaagaacaaagcacatagaGATAGATTTCCATTTTATTCGAGAATGGGTAGCTGCTGGTGCGATTGCTCTAGTTCATGTTAGCTCTAAGTTTCAGTTGACGGATATCTTCACGAAGGCTTTGTCCAcagcacaatttcaaattttattgtcCAAGATGGGCATTCTGAACATATatgcccatcttgagggggagtctcAACAAAGAAGGAATCAAGCCTCCACCAATGAGAAGCTGCTCTACATGCACTCTGATAAAACAGAGGAATATCCCTCTAGCTCAGTATAG